Within the Ochrobactrum sp. Marseille-Q0166 genome, the region TGTAAGTTACGCCGTCAGCGACACGGTTGAACTTTCATTGACACCCTATGTGACCCGCACCGCATCGCGGGACAATGCGTTTGGTGCCATGGTTCGGCTTTCCGGGAAATTCTGACCAAAAGAAAAGCCCCGCAGCAAGTGAATGCTGCGGGGGTATTTTTGAAGTGTAATGATCTCAACGCCAGCCAAGTTCTGGTGCAACATGCTTCAGGATCGATTCAATGACATGCGCATTGTAGTCTACACCCAACTGGTTTGGCACAGTCAGAAGCAGCGTATCGGCTTCGGCAATGGCCTCGTCCTTTTCGAGTTGTTTGATGAGCTTATCGGGTTCTGCCGCATAAGACCGACCAAAGACAGCTCTCCAATCCTCTTCAATGTAACCAATCGAATCCTGTTCATTACTGCCGCCACCAAAGTAGGCACGATCCCTATCATCCATAAGCGCGAAAATGCTGCGGCTCACTGAAACACGCGGCGTGCGGGTATGCCCGGCTTCTTTCCAAGCTTCGCGATAAGCGCGGATTTGCTTGGCCTGCTGAATATGCAAAGGTTCGCCGCTTTCGTCCTTCTTCAACGTCGAGCTTTGCAGGTTCATGCCAAGCTTTGCTGCCCATATTGCGGTCGCGTCCGAAGCAGCCCCCCACCAGATACGATCCCTCAGCCCTTCCGAATGTGGTTCAATTTTCAGAAGCCCGGGAGGGTTTGGAAACATTGGCCGAGGATTTGGCTGAGCGAAGCCTTCGCCTTTCAGCGCTTCAAAGAACACTTCGCCATGCTTGCGACCCAAATCGGCATCCGTCATGCCTGCTTCCAGCTCATAGCCGAAATGACGCCAGCCATCGATTACCTGTTCAGGCGAACCCCGACTGATACCGAGCTGCAGGCGGCCTTTTGAGATCAGATCCGCAGCACTTGCATCTTCGACCATATAAAGCGGATTTTCATACCGCATATCGATCACGGCAGTGCCGATTTCGATTTTACTGGTTCTGGCACCCACGGCCGCAAGCAATGGAAATGGCGAAGCAAGCTGGCGGGCAAAATGATGCACACGGAAATATGCACTATCGGCACCAAGCTCCTCAGCGGCGACAGCAAGGTCTATCGATTGCAGAAGTGCATCGCTTGCAGAGCGCGTGGCGGACTGAGGCGAAGGTGACCAATGACCGAATGACAGAAAACCTATATTTTTCATGACTATGTTCCTCAGAGCATGATCCAGCGAACGGGAAACAAGATGCGGCAGACCGATGCTTCATACTTTTTTGTGCGGGGCACTTTTCATCTGCTTTGTCAGAATATGGCGGCTTCCGATAGCCATTGAAAGGGCGCTGAACACTGTGTTCATGAAACGGAATATAACCTGCGTGATACTGAGTGCGATGACGACACGTTGACAGTCTATAAGGACCAGATTAAGCCTCAATACAGGGCGGATCCACCTTCAGCTTATAAAGCCGATGCCGCGAGGTAATGCACCAAAACAGGGGAGATTTTCATGCGTTCTATGCTTCTGGCTTTGCTGGCCGCAACTTCTATTGTCACTCACGCACAGGCCAAGGATGTAACAGTTGCCGTTACTGCTATCGTTGAACATCCGGCACTTGATGCTGCGCGCGACGGCGTGAAAGACGCGCTGGGCGAAGCTGGTTTCAAGGAAGGTGAAAACCTTAAATTCGTCTATCAGTCCGCTCAGGGCAATCCAGCAACCGCTGCGCAGATCGCACGCCAGTTCGTTGGTGAAGCTCCAGACGTTATCGTTCCAATTTCCACGCCTTCGGCACAGGCCGTTGTTTCCGCAACACGTGATATTCCGATTGTCTTCACCGCTGTTTCCGACCCGCTTGGCGCACAGCTCGTCAAGGACATGGCAAAGCCGGGCGGCAATGTAACCGGCCTTTCCGACATGTCGCCAGTGGCTGAGCACATCAAGCTCATCAAGGAAGTAATGCCGAACATCAAGAAGCTCGGCTATCTCTACAATTCCGGCGAAACCAATTCCGTGTCGCTTCTGGCAGCACTGAAGGAAGCCGCTTCTGCTGAAGGCATCGAGATCGTTGAATCGGCTGCAACCAAATCGGCAGAAGTTCAAGGCGCAGCCCGCGCGCTCGTTGGCCGTGCAGATGCGATGTATGTGCCGACTGACAACACCATCGTTTCGGCACTTGAAAGTGCTGTCGGTGTGGCTGAAGAAAGCAAGCTGCCGCTCTTCACCGCGGATACGGATTCCGTCAAGCGCGGAGCACTCGCGGCTCTCGGCTTCAACTATTACGACGTTGGTAAGCAGACGGGCGCTGTCGTTGTGAAAATCCTCAATGGCGAAAAGCCTGGCGATATTGCAGTCGATATCGCCAAGGGCACGGACCTCGTCATCAATCTTGCTGCTGCAAAGAAGATGGGCGTCGA harbors:
- a CDS encoding LLM class flavin-dependent oxidoreductase — translated: MKNIGFLSFGHWSPSPQSATRSASDALLQSIDLAVAAEELGADSAYFRVHHFARQLASPFPLLAAVGARTSKIEIGTAVIDMRYENPLYMVEDASAADLISKGRLQLGISRGSPEQVIDGWRHFGYELEAGMTDADLGRKHGEVFFEALKGEGFAQPNPRPMFPNPPGLLKIEPHSEGLRDRIWWGAASDATAIWAAKLGMNLQSSTLKKDESGEPLHIQQAKQIRAYREAWKEAGHTRTPRVSVSRSIFALMDDRDRAYFGGGSNEQDSIGYIEEDWRAVFGRSYAAEPDKLIKQLEKDEAIAEADTLLLTVPNQLGVDYNAHVIESILKHVAPELGWR
- a CDS encoding ABC transporter substrate-binding protein, producing MRSMLLALLAATSIVTHAQAKDVTVAVTAIVEHPALDAARDGVKDALGEAGFKEGENLKFVYQSAQGNPATAAQIARQFVGEAPDVIVPISTPSAQAVVSATRDIPIVFTAVSDPLGAQLVKDMAKPGGNVTGLSDMSPVAEHIKLIKEVMPNIKKLGYLYNSGETNSVSLLAALKEAASAEGIEIVESAATKSAEVQGAARALVGRADAMYVPTDNTIVSALESAVGVAEESKLPLFTADTDSVKRGALAALGFNYYDVGKQTGAVVVKILNGEKPGDIAVDIAKGTDLVINLAAAKKMGVEFPQAVIDRATSKVE